One segment of Ricinus communis isolate WT05 ecotype wild-type chromosome 8, ASM1957865v1, whole genome shotgun sequence DNA contains the following:
- the LOC8268706 gene encoding non-structural maintenance of chromosomes element 1 homolog isoform X6, whose amino-acid sequence MAVLNWKHHTLIQSLMSRGPLKEDDFHKIFSSVTGKNPRTCGREFNDFLLKINKELSYVQMELRRCRNQNDGQLFYGLVNNVSDDQSKLGSKYSVPQITLFKAAIEAIVQDATAQGSISWSGALNIRLENQVYNSAESQSQGSSSQVPPALRNFSLSQKEKTLDELVCDKWLCRTPDGGIGLGVRSYLDLRSWFHNSGTPPCQVCNEAAIKAKVCQNESCTLRIHHYCLKKKISQSRGKIVCPTCGIEWECQVPKCEAVDVEYEQNDPTESQPPVGSKRKKLKANINAEADAARGSSSQASQPIPDLRRVTRSSAQTS is encoded by the exons atggCGGTGCTGAACTGGAAGCACCACACTCTCATCCAATCTTTAATGTCACGCGGCCCACTCAAGGAAGACGATTTCCACAAGATATTCAGCTCGGTCACCGGAAAAAACCCTC GTACTTGCGGGCGTGAATTTAATGATTTCTTATTGAAGATAAACAAGGAACTCTCTTATGTACAAATGGAGTTACGGCGCTGTAGAAACCAAAATGACGGACAGTTGTTTTATGGTCTTGTTAATAATGTTTCTGATGACCAGTCCAAGCTTGGTTCTAAGTACTCCGTTCCTCAAATTACTCTATTTAAAGCGGCT ATAGAAGCAATAGTGCAGGATGCTACAGCCCAAGGTAGCATATCCTGGTCTGGTGCTCTCAATATTCGGCTGGAGAATCAG GTTTACAATTCGGCAGAATCACAGTCACAAGGTAGTTCATCTCAAGTCCCTCCTGCATTAAGGAATTTTTCTTTGTCCCAGAAGGAAAAAACTCTTGATGAGCTTGTGTGTGACAAGTGGCTTTGTCGCACCCCAGATGGTGGCATTGGACTTGGTGTCAGATCCTACCTTGATCTGCGAAGTTGGTTTCATAATTCTGGCACCCCACCATGTCAAGTGTGCAATGAAGCTGCAATAAAG GCAAAAGTGTGCCAAAATGAAAGTTGTACACTTCGAATTCATCACTACTgtttgaagaaaaagatttcTCAAAGCAGG GGTAAAATTGTTTGCCCAACTTGTGGCATTGAATGGGAATGTCAAGTGCCCAAATGTGAAGCAGTAGACGTAGAGTATGAACAAAATGATCCTACCGAGAGCCAGCCACCAGTAGGATCCAAAAGGAAGAAGCTTAAAGCCAACATAAATGCTGAAGCAGATGCTGCTCGAGGCAGCTCATCTCAAGCTTCACAACCCATTCCTGATCTGAGAAGAGTGACTCGGTCATCTGCTCAAACAAG CTAG
- the LOC8268706 gene encoding non-structural maintenance of chromosomes element 1 homolog isoform X3 yields MAVLNWKHHTLIQSLMSRGPLKEDDFHKIFSSVTGKNPRTCGREFNDFLLKINKELSYVQMELRRCRNQNDGQLFYGLVNNVSDDQSKLGSKYSVPQITLFKAAIEAIVQDATAQGSISWSGALNIRLENQVYNSAESQSQGSSSQVPPALRNFSLSQKEKTLDELVCDKWLCRTPDGGIGLGVRSYLDLRSWFHNSGTPPCQVCNEAAIKAKVCQNESCTLRIHHYCLKKKISQSRGKIVCPTCGIEWECQVPKCEAVDVEYEQNDPTESQPPVGSKRKKLKANINAEADAARGSSSQASQPIPDLRRVTRSSAQTRSMAGMSWYVCAM; encoded by the exons atggCGGTGCTGAACTGGAAGCACCACACTCTCATCCAATCTTTAATGTCACGCGGCCCACTCAAGGAAGACGATTTCCACAAGATATTCAGCTCGGTCACCGGAAAAAACCCTC GTACTTGCGGGCGTGAATTTAATGATTTCTTATTGAAGATAAACAAGGAACTCTCTTATGTACAAATGGAGTTACGGCGCTGTAGAAACCAAAATGACGGACAGTTGTTTTATGGTCTTGTTAATAATGTTTCTGATGACCAGTCCAAGCTTGGTTCTAAGTACTCCGTTCCTCAAATTACTCTATTTAAAGCGGCT ATAGAAGCAATAGTGCAGGATGCTACAGCCCAAGGTAGCATATCCTGGTCTGGTGCTCTCAATATTCGGCTGGAGAATCAG GTTTACAATTCGGCAGAATCACAGTCACAAGGTAGTTCATCTCAAGTCCCTCCTGCATTAAGGAATTTTTCTTTGTCCCAGAAGGAAAAAACTCTTGATGAGCTTGTGTGTGACAAGTGGCTTTGTCGCACCCCAGATGGTGGCATTGGACTTGGTGTCAGATCCTACCTTGATCTGCGAAGTTGGTTTCATAATTCTGGCACCCCACCATGTCAAGTGTGCAATGAAGCTGCAATAAAG GCAAAAGTGTGCCAAAATGAAAGTTGTACACTTCGAATTCATCACTACTgtttgaagaaaaagatttcTCAAAGCAGG GGTAAAATTGTTTGCCCAACTTGTGGCATTGAATGGGAATGTCAAGTGCCCAAATGTGAAGCAGTAGACGTAGAGTATGAACAAAATGATCCTACCGAGAGCCAGCCACCAGTAGGATCCAAAAGGAAGAAGCTTAAAGCCAACATAAATGCTGAAGCAGATGCTGCTCGAGGCAGCTCATCTCAAGCTTCACAACCCATTCCTGATCTGAGAAGAGTGACTCGGTCATCTGCTCAAACAAG GTCCATGGCTGGAATGAGCTGGTATGTATGTGCAATGTGA
- the LOC8268706 gene encoding non-structural maintenance of chromosomes element 1 homolog isoform X4 → MAVLNWKHHTLIQSLMSRGPLKEDDFHKIFSSVTGKNPRTCGREFNDFLLKINKELSYVQMELRRCRNQNDGQLFYGLVNNVSDDQSKLGSKYSVPQITLFKAAIEAIVQDATAQGSISWSGALNIRLENQVYNSAESQSQGSSSQVPPALRNFSLSQKEKTLDELVCDKWLCRTPDGGIGLGVRSYLDLRSWFHNSGTPPCQVCNEAAIKAKVCQNESCTLRIHHYCLKKKISQSRGKIVCPTCGIEWECQVPKCEAVDVEYEQNDPTESQPPVGSKRKKLKANINAEADAARGSSSQASQPIPDLRRVTRSSAQTRFAASLR, encoded by the exons atggCGGTGCTGAACTGGAAGCACCACACTCTCATCCAATCTTTAATGTCACGCGGCCCACTCAAGGAAGACGATTTCCACAAGATATTCAGCTCGGTCACCGGAAAAAACCCTC GTACTTGCGGGCGTGAATTTAATGATTTCTTATTGAAGATAAACAAGGAACTCTCTTATGTACAAATGGAGTTACGGCGCTGTAGAAACCAAAATGACGGACAGTTGTTTTATGGTCTTGTTAATAATGTTTCTGATGACCAGTCCAAGCTTGGTTCTAAGTACTCCGTTCCTCAAATTACTCTATTTAAAGCGGCT ATAGAAGCAATAGTGCAGGATGCTACAGCCCAAGGTAGCATATCCTGGTCTGGTGCTCTCAATATTCGGCTGGAGAATCAG GTTTACAATTCGGCAGAATCACAGTCACAAGGTAGTTCATCTCAAGTCCCTCCTGCATTAAGGAATTTTTCTTTGTCCCAGAAGGAAAAAACTCTTGATGAGCTTGTGTGTGACAAGTGGCTTTGTCGCACCCCAGATGGTGGCATTGGACTTGGTGTCAGATCCTACCTTGATCTGCGAAGTTGGTTTCATAATTCTGGCACCCCACCATGTCAAGTGTGCAATGAAGCTGCAATAAAG GCAAAAGTGTGCCAAAATGAAAGTTGTACACTTCGAATTCATCACTACTgtttgaagaaaaagatttcTCAAAGCAGG GGTAAAATTGTTTGCCCAACTTGTGGCATTGAATGGGAATGTCAAGTGCCCAAATGTGAAGCAGTAGACGTAGAGTATGAACAAAATGATCCTACCGAGAGCCAGCCACCAGTAGGATCCAAAAGGAAGAAGCTTAAAGCCAACATAAATGCTGAAGCAGATGCTGCTCGAGGCAGCTCATCTCAAGCTTCACAACCCATTCCTGATCTGAGAAGAGTGACTCGGTCATCTGCTCAAACAAG ATTTGCAGCTAGTCTACGATGA
- the LOC8268706 gene encoding non-structural maintenance of chromosomes element 1 homolog isoform X5 — protein sequence MAVLNWKHHTLIQSLMSRGPLKEDDFHKIFSSVTGKNPRTCGREFNDFLLKINKELSYVQMELRRCRNQNDGQLFYGLVNNVSDDQSKLGSKYSVPQITLFKAAIEAIVQDATAQGSISWSGALNIRLENQVYNSAESQSQGSSSQVPPALRNFSLSQKEKTLDELVCDKWLCRTPDGGIGLGVRSYLDLRSWFHNSGTPPCQVCNEAAIKAKVCQNESCTLRIHHYCLKKKISQSRGKIVCPTCGIEWECQVPKCEAVDVEYEQNDPTESQPPVGSKRKKLKANINAEADAARGSSSQASQPIPDLRRVTRSSAQTRTEGLK from the exons atggCGGTGCTGAACTGGAAGCACCACACTCTCATCCAATCTTTAATGTCACGCGGCCCACTCAAGGAAGACGATTTCCACAAGATATTCAGCTCGGTCACCGGAAAAAACCCTC GTACTTGCGGGCGTGAATTTAATGATTTCTTATTGAAGATAAACAAGGAACTCTCTTATGTACAAATGGAGTTACGGCGCTGTAGAAACCAAAATGACGGACAGTTGTTTTATGGTCTTGTTAATAATGTTTCTGATGACCAGTCCAAGCTTGGTTCTAAGTACTCCGTTCCTCAAATTACTCTATTTAAAGCGGCT ATAGAAGCAATAGTGCAGGATGCTACAGCCCAAGGTAGCATATCCTGGTCTGGTGCTCTCAATATTCGGCTGGAGAATCAG GTTTACAATTCGGCAGAATCACAGTCACAAGGTAGTTCATCTCAAGTCCCTCCTGCATTAAGGAATTTTTCTTTGTCCCAGAAGGAAAAAACTCTTGATGAGCTTGTGTGTGACAAGTGGCTTTGTCGCACCCCAGATGGTGGCATTGGACTTGGTGTCAGATCCTACCTTGATCTGCGAAGTTGGTTTCATAATTCTGGCACCCCACCATGTCAAGTGTGCAATGAAGCTGCAATAAAG GCAAAAGTGTGCCAAAATGAAAGTTGTACACTTCGAATTCATCACTACTgtttgaagaaaaagatttcTCAAAGCAGG GGTAAAATTGTTTGCCCAACTTGTGGCATTGAATGGGAATGTCAAGTGCCCAAATGTGAAGCAGTAGACGTAGAGTATGAACAAAATGATCCTACCGAGAGCCAGCCACCAGTAGGATCCAAAAGGAAGAAGCTTAAAGCCAACATAAATGCTGAAGCAGATGCTGCTCGAGGCAGCTCATCTCAAGCTTCACAACCCATTCCTGATCTGAGAAGAGTGACTCGGTCATCTGCTCAAACAAG AACCGAAGGCTTGAAATGA